AACGGCATAGCACCATCATCAAGTGGTTTAAATAAAGTAGCTGAAACATACACATTGGGCAAGTAACTTTCACTCACAGGTACAGAAAGCATGGCAGAACGTTTATCTGTGTTGATGTAGTAATGCTTTAAAATTTTGTTACTCTCAATTGTTACCAAAAGCTTGCCTGCAAAAGGTGTTTTAAAAAGTAAGTTGGCTTTTTCTCCCGGTGCAAAAGTGTCTTTATCTGCCTGAATGGTTACCTGCCCTTCAGTGTTTATATTAAAAGAAGTGTTTGAGGTGTAGCCAAATCCATAAGCCCAAAAATTGGATGCAACATAGTTTCCACCTTTAACTGCACTGATACGCACCTCATACTCGCCTGAGTTTGCAGGAATAAAGTTCAAACTACTTCCGCCTGCTGCAATATGCACTTCGCGACTTAACATTGTTACTTCCCGCTTTTGTGAAACATAGCGATATTGTCCGTTATCCGATTTCTCAACCACATTGTACCAATCGTAATTAATTATTTCAACATAGGCAGTTGCCGTTGCCCCCTTGCCATTGCTGTTGCATGCAGCCAACCCAATGAGCGTGTTGGTACCAATATTGGCATAGTAATCATTCAGTTTAATGCCGAAATAATTTTGTTGCGTATTTACATCAAAAGTGTTGAGTCTGTTTACCGGACGACCGGTTTCATCAAACACCGTTGTATAAATTCTACCTTGCAAAAGGCCAGTGTTTGAGCAGGAATCAGGAATCAGAAACTTAGCTGTTGCTTCGCCTTTTTCATTGGTTTGCCCCTGTTCAATCTTTTTATCTAATGGAAGTTCATTTAATGTTTTAACTGTAAAATTATAACCGTTAAAATCTTTACTTGAAAAGCTTTTTCTGATAAGATTAAACTCTGCTTCAAACTTGCGCAAGGCAGCAGGCGGACCGAAAAAATTAGTTGCTGAAATTGCTGCAACAATGGTGTCAGCAGGATGAAAATCGCTCTTATTAACTTTCACTTTCACATCTATTCTGTCGGGCATAAACTCTTCTACCTGTATGGTTCTTGAGCCTATAAGGACATCGTTGGCAGAAAAAATATCTATATTATAATTTCCGGTTACTGCTACTTGTGGTAACAAAAAATCTGCTGCCACTGCCCCTTGACTGTTGAGGGATTTACGCAGTGTCTTAAACTCATGACCATTGGGCATTGTCATTTTCAATTTTACAGGTACATTGGCAACGGGCATCCATTTATCATTGCGCACTATGGTATTTAAATAAACCGTTTCACCGGGGCGATACATATCCCTGTCGCCATAGATGTATGCCATAACACCTGCAGGATTGTCTTTATACCCACCAACATCATAGCGGCTCGTACTCACTTTCGTTTCACTAAGTAAAATCATATTAAAATCCTTACCCTGCCGGGCTGAAATCATTCCTATACGAAAATTCTTTGCTTTACTGCCGATATCAGAAAAAGTAACCCTACCGTCATGGTCTGTTGTTCCGTTGAACAACACTTGATTATTGGTTGATATACAACTTACATTTACACCTTCTGCAGGTAATGCCGTTTTAATATAGTTAGTAAAGACCGTCAATTCGTTTTCGGAATATTTTGCAATCATGCCAATATCAGAAAGTGCTATAACCTTTGTATCATGCAACCAATAATCGTCTGTTGAAGCTACATCAACTACATAAATTCCTTTATAGGCATTAATTTCATCGAGAGAAAGATTGAGTAAGTCGTTGCCATTACCACGGGGCAGACTCTTAGCACTGTAATTTCTTTGCATCACTAAGTCGCCATAATTTTCAATACCATAAATATTGTATTGCTTGCGACTGGAGTACCCATCTTCTGATCCTTCATAGAAATCGCTGTAGCTGTTTTGACGCAAAAAATTCAAAATATTGTTTTCATAAACTTTATAAATGCTGACACGAACTTTAGGTACGTTTACTATCTGTATTCCAATATTTCGATTTCCTTTTGAAGACAGATACATGCCGTTAGCATTGGTAAAAGATATTGAAGGCTGCATTTCTCCAAAAGGGATGGTAGCAATAAAATCCTGATCTAACATGCCACCAATTAATCCACTCAGTTCTTTTTTAACTGTAAGCTGATAGGATTGTCCGGGATCGAATGTTCCTTTAATTAAGAAACCATCGCTGGCTGCTTCGGTGGTAAAATCAACTCTTGGCTGAACAGAAACATACGTTGCAATCTGATTCAAATTAACAGCCTGATTCGTGTAAACATGAATGACAGGTTGTGTGTTATCATATTCGCCTGATGCATTCATAATTGTCAGTCTATCGGGCAATGGCACATCTGTATCTTTAACAAGAATATTTTCTGTCTTATAATTGCTGCCATTACACATCAACCCTTTATTGATAGCAACGCTAACCTTTACTTTTTTGTAATCTGAAGGTTGTATGTTGTTTATTTCCAGAACTACTTCTGTTGATGCTGTGTTGGTTACAACAGTAAAAGGATAAACCTTATCATTAATCTTTATCTGTGCAAGGTCTTTCATCTGTGCAGAAGGAACCGGATAATTAAAATCAAGTTTTGTGAGCAACACAATGCTATTTTGCTGTGTAGAAAGAGCCCAGTGTGCATGAAGGTTTTCAAGTTGTGTCAGAGGTGTATGAAACTCAAAAGCGGCAGGCGCATCAAAAGAAAGCAACCTGTTTCCATAAAGTATTCTGTCGGTAACAACAGCTTTATAAAAAGTAGCAGGGCCAAAAGATGTTTCTGGCGAAAACATCAACTCGCGTTTGGTATTCCACTTAAACAATCCCCTTACCGCTGGTGTGATGGAAACAAACTGAGTGCTGTCCCACCGGTCAATTAAACTATCATCAACCAAATCTTTATCGAAAGTAAAAATGAGGTTTTGTTGCTGCGCTACAACATCTTCAAAGTTTTTGTTGGCAACAGAAACCGTGTTTTGGTTTTTACATGACGATAGCAGAACAATACAGAGTAATGTCCAGAAATGGTATTTAATGGTACTCATAATTCAGATTTTACCTTGATTAAAAATCATAAAGGTAACGGATGAAATGTTATAGAAGTATTTAGGGATTAAAATTTTTAAAATTCCCAATAAATAAAAAATGAGATACCAACAATAATACGGTGATTAAATGCTTTTACAACGCAACTAATTCTGAATAAAAAGGACTTACTTTATTGCTTTGTATTACTAAACAATCTGAACCTACTCTTTTACAAATTTTGCATATTCTTTAAAACCATTGTTACTAACCTCAACAATGTAAATGCCTTTTGCAAGATTTGCTATGGGTACAGTTACTTTTTGTTGTACAAAATTTTGCCTGTAAACTTCTTTATTCAGTACATTAAACAAACGTAAGTTGCAGGTTGTACGAACAGCCTTTGAAAACGCAATGGTGACAAAATCCTTAGCAGGATTGGGATAAACAAATAAATTATTTTTAGCTATTTCCGGATCTTGCTTTAATGCTGTTAGCGTATCGCAACCGCTACCTTGCAATGCGCCCAACTCATAATCCGGATTGTTGGGCAAACCCCAATAAGTACGTTTGCCTCCAAGATAAAACCCGAAATTATTAAAGTTGCACCCCACACCTTTCACGTTCGGATTGTTGATGACTCCCAAATACATGTTTTCAGGAAAATAACAGGAATCTGCATAAGGGAAATAAAGATACCCTAATGTATCGGTATAGGATGCAGTCATGTATATTTTTCCGTCTGGAGCAAGTCTGATATGACCGGGGGACCTCCCCCTGTTTACAACCGTTTGCATTCCGGTTATCTGTGCTATGGTGTCCATATCCTGCGAATAAATATCATACTGCAATAAATAAAAAGGATAATAGACTCCTTTGATAATGTAAAGCAAGCTGTCATTGGGCGAAAATGCCGAACCTAAAAAAGCTCCATCTGTAATCGGCAATGAATCAGTAATAATATTGGCATTTGACATTAACCCTGTGCAGCGGTCAAAATCAAATAACTGCATTGAGCCGCCATAACTAACAAAATTTAGTTTGCTGCCGTCAGATGAAAATGTAAAATTACCCAAACCCGTAGTTTTGTCATATCCAATACGCTGCTTCATTGGAGCATGTATGCTGTCAGGCGTTACAAGATAAACATAAAACGTGTCGGAAGGAATTAAGCTTGTTGCTCCTACATAGATTGGCTTGCTCACCACCCACCAGTCACGCCCGTTGCCAT
This portion of the Bacteroidia bacterium genome encodes:
- a CDS encoding T9SS type A sorting domain-containing protein yields the protein MLRNIIVLLVLSINICHAQYKNSVWCFGDSARIDFVNGTATAGSSAVGSRGTCTSIADSANNLLFYTADDPNYNNIPGYIRRGTVYNKFNVVMDNGDSLISLAWYNEHIIIPNPANDNTFYLFHVGINSDLHSGLFLSVIDLNYNIGLGKITIKNKPLVDSVVFTDAIGGVKHGNGRDWWVVSKPIYVGATSLIPSDTFYVYLVTPDSIHAPMKQRIGYDKTTGLGNFTFSSDGSKLNFVSYGGSMQLFDFDRCTGLMSNANIITDSLPITDGAFLGSAFSPNDSLLYIIKGVYYPFYLLQYDIYSQDMDTIAQITGMQTVVNRGRSPGHIRLAPDGKIYMTASYTDTLGYLYFPYADSCYFPENMYLGVINNPNVKGVGCNFNNFGFYLGGKRTYWGLPNNPDYELGALQGSGCDTLTALKQDPEIAKNNLFVYPNPAKDFVTIAFSKAVRTTCNLRLFNVLNKEVYRQNFVQQKVTVPIANLAKGIYIVEVSNNGFKEYAKFVKE
- a CDS encoding MG2 domain-containing protein, which gives rise to MSTIKYHFWTLLCIVLLSSCKNQNTVSVANKNFEDVVAQQQNLIFTFDKDLVDDSLIDRWDSTQFVSITPAVRGLFKWNTKRELMFSPETSFGPATFYKAVVTDRILYGNRLLSFDAPAAFEFHTPLTQLENLHAHWALSTQQNSIVLLTKLDFNYPVPSAQMKDLAQIKINDKVYPFTVVTNTASTEVVLEINNIQPSDYKKVKVSVAINKGLMCNGSNYKTENILVKDTDVPLPDRLTIMNASGEYDNTQPVIHVYTNQAVNLNQIATYVSVQPRVDFTTEAASDGFLIKGTFDPGQSYQLTVKKELSGLIGGMLDQDFIATIPFGEMQPSISFTNANGMYLSSKGNRNIGIQIVNVPKVRVSIYKVYENNILNFLRQNSYSDFYEGSEDGYSSRKQYNIYGIENYGDLVMQRNYSAKSLPRGNGNDLLNLSLDEINAYKGIYVVDVASTDDYWLHDTKVIALSDIGMIAKYSENELTVFTNYIKTALPAEGVNVSCISTNNQVLFNGTTDHDGRVTFSDIGSKAKNFRIGMISARQGKDFNMILLSETKVSTSRYDVGGYKDNPAGVMAYIYGDRDMYRPGETVYLNTIVRNDKWMPVANVPVKLKMTMPNGHEFKTLRKSLNSQGAVAADFLLPQVAVTGNYNIDIFSANDVLIGSRTIQVEEFMPDRIDVKVKVNKSDFHPADTIVAAISATNFFGPPAALRKFEAEFNLIRKSFSSKDFNGYNFTVKTLNELPLDKKIEQGQTNEKGEATAKFLIPDSCSNTGLLQGRIYTTVFDETGRPVNRLNTFDVNTQQNYFGIKLNDYYANIGTNTLIGLAACNSNGKGATATAYVEIINYDWYNVVEKSDNGQYRYVSQKREVTMLSREVHIAAGGSSLNFIPANSGEYEVRISAVKGGNYVASNFWAYGFGYTSNTSFNINTEGQVTIQADKDTFAPGEKANLLFKTPFAGKLLVTIESNKILKHYYINTDKRSAMLSVPVSESYLPNVYVSATLFKPLDDGAMPLTVAHGFLPLIVSKPELKLPVAITCAAKSKSKKKQTIKVRSVPNAELTVAVVDEGILALKNQKSPDPFGYFYQKKALQTTTYDVYAQLLPDLKMRSSTTGGDGFDLARRVNPLSNKRVQLVALWSGILKTNAAGDASFNIEIPQFSGKLRVMACSWKDNRFGSSEQFITVADPVVISPSVPRFLSPGDSLEMPVTFTNTTAMPLTLGVSCTVTGNLKLSNNASSQLTIAPSAEARFVWNMVASSAIGQGSIEVKVNTGSESFSDKTSITIRPPSSLVKETSNGVAKGNTTMQVASDFVSGSTKVYFTLSASPLVQFTDQLIYLLDYPHGCLEQTVSIAFPQLYYGNLAKNITNKSGVAYNPQFNVQEAIRKIEGMQIYNGSMTYWPGSVIENWWATAYALHFLTEARKAGYEVNESTINRTFEYLKSKVKTKETEKVYFANASNVIEKQVKVKREIIYSLYLLAINDRRDLTMMNYYKANHQQLTIDSKYMLALSYLAIGDTKSYLALLPDNFAGEKSERSLAGNFSSYVRDQALTLNCLLETDPDNAQIPNMARTLSQLIKGEKWLSTQERAFAFLALGKFAKRSTSTNVRATVFADGKELGVFSGADLVLNSNQLAGKKIEIRTEDKGQLYYFLELSGIKTGLRVKEEDSKLSVRRSYFNRFGQQMSNNFKQGDLIVVQLALNSPTGIDVANVVLTDLIPSGFEIENPRIVDDREMTWIKSKSQPDYFDIRDDRINLYTQAGKTTKYFYYTVRAVNTGSFVVGPVSADAMYDGEFHSYSGSGRVKVVK